One Gordonia zhaorongruii DNA segment encodes these proteins:
- a CDS encoding amino acid-binding protein yields the protein MSYLLRLRLSDRPGSLGMLAVELGTVGADIRSLEVIERGDGFAIDDIVVELPTTSLPDTLITAAERVPDVRVESLRPFSDVLDTHQELELIDVVATARPKKRFQVLVDNAPRVLRASWAVVVAQPASDVLTLFGSPGSPETQLTEAQWLPLRAATRFRPDETWVPDVWREMDTTLAAAPLGDAKALLLGRTGGPEFRPSEVARLGYLTGIIGTVITPVPKD from the coding sequence TTGTCTTATCTGCTTCGCCTGCGACTCAGCGACCGTCCCGGCAGCCTCGGCATGCTGGCCGTCGAACTCGGCACCGTCGGTGCCGACATCCGGTCATTGGAGGTGATCGAGCGCGGCGACGGGTTCGCGATCGACGACATCGTCGTCGAGCTGCCGACCACGTCGCTCCCGGACACCCTCATCACCGCCGCCGAGCGGGTGCCGGACGTCCGTGTCGAATCACTCCGGCCCTTCTCCGATGTGCTCGACACTCACCAGGAGCTCGAGCTCATCGATGTGGTCGCGACAGCACGGCCCAAGAAGCGCTTCCAGGTCCTCGTCGACAACGCGCCGCGCGTCCTGCGCGCATCCTGGGCGGTGGTCGTCGCCCAGCCCGCATCCGACGTGCTCACCTTGTTCGGCAGCCCGGGTTCGCCCGAGACTCAGCTCACGGAGGCGCAGTGGCTGCCGTTGCGGGCCGCCACCCGCTTCCGACCGGACGAGACGTGGGTCCCCGACGTGTGGCGCGAGATGGACACGACTCTGGCCGCCGCACCTCTCGGTGACGCCAAAGCCCTCCTGCTCGGCCGGACCGGGGGCCCTGAGTTCCGTCCGTCGGAGGTCGCACGTCTGGGCTACCTGACGGGAATCATCGGCACGGTCATCACCCCAGTGCCGAAGGACTGA
- the mnmA gene encoding tRNA 2-thiouridine(34) synthase MnmA, translated as MRVLAAMSGGVDSAVAAARAVEAGHDVVGVHLALSTAPGALRTGSRGCCSREDADDARRAADVLGIPFYVWDFADRFKEDVIDEFVAAYAAGETPNPCLSCNEKIKFSALAERAEALGFDALATGHYARLVDGELRRAVDVDKDQSYVLAVLDDRQLSRAMFPIGDTPKPQIREEAERRGLAVANKPDSHDICFIPSGDTRAFLGARIGVRPGAVVDSSTGEKLADHEGVHGFTIGQRKGLGVEAPAADGAPRYVTGIDPDSGTVTVGTASDLEVRGITANKVVWTSGQAPDGPVDCVVQVRAHGGLAPAVATPVDGADGPGIRIDLGEPLRGVARGQAAVLYAPDDAYGDQVVGCGRITASQT; from the coding sequence ATGCGAGTGCTGGCAGCAATGAGCGGTGGAGTCGATTCGGCGGTCGCCGCCGCCCGGGCCGTGGAGGCCGGACACGACGTCGTCGGCGTCCATCTGGCGCTGTCGACCGCACCGGGTGCGCTGCGGACGGGGTCGCGCGGCTGCTGTTCGCGGGAGGACGCCGACGATGCGCGCCGTGCCGCCGACGTGCTGGGGATCCCGTTCTACGTGTGGGACTTCGCCGATCGGTTCAAGGAAGACGTGATCGACGAGTTCGTCGCGGCGTACGCCGCAGGCGAGACGCCCAACCCGTGCTTGTCGTGCAACGAGAAGATCAAGTTCTCGGCGCTCGCCGAGCGGGCCGAGGCACTCGGCTTCGACGCCCTCGCCACCGGCCATTATGCGCGGCTCGTCGACGGTGAGCTGCGCCGTGCGGTCGACGTGGACAAGGACCAGTCGTACGTGCTCGCCGTCCTCGACGACCGGCAGCTGTCGCGGGCCATGTTCCCGATCGGCGACACCCCGAAGCCGCAGATCCGCGAGGAGGCGGAGCGACGCGGCCTCGCGGTGGCGAACAAACCCGACTCGCACGACATCTGCTTCATCCCGTCCGGGGACACCCGGGCCTTCCTGGGTGCGCGGATCGGGGTACGACCGGGGGCCGTCGTCGACTCGTCGACCGGCGAGAAGCTCGCCGATCACGAGGGGGTGCACGGATTCACCATCGGCCAGCGCAAGGGGCTGGGCGTCGAGGCGCCCGCCGCTGACGGCGCGCCGCGCTACGTGACCGGAATCGACCCGGACAGCGGCACCGTGACGGTCGGCACCGCCTCCGATCTCGAAGTCCGGGGGATCACCGCGAACAAGGTCGTGTGGACGTCGGGCCAGGCGCCCGACGGGCCGGTGGACTGCGTGGTGCAGGTGCGCGCGCATGGCGGTCTCGCCCCTGCGGTGGCGACTCCGGTCGACGGCGCCGACGGGCCCGGTATCCGGATCGACCTCGGCGAACCGCTTCGGGGCGTCGCCCGTGGACAGGCGGCCGTGCTGTACGCGCCGGACGACGCGTACGGCGACCAGGTCGTCGGGTGCGGTCGGATCACCGCGTCGCAGACGTGA
- a CDS encoding MmcQ/YjbR family DNA-binding protein — protein sequence MPHPIMFDDADPILTRLRERALAFPEATEKIAHGRPTFRCGKMFAMYGGSEKGATKVRRDQALLFVPDPEERDALAQDERFYVPAYVGAYGWLALDLTPDCDWAEVGELLDAAFRQIAPQRAITALDARTR from the coding sequence ATGCCGCACCCGATCATGTTCGACGACGCCGACCCGATCCTGACGCGGTTGCGCGAGCGAGCGCTGGCGTTCCCCGAGGCGACCGAGAAGATCGCCCACGGGAGGCCGACGTTCCGCTGCGGAAAGATGTTCGCGATGTACGGGGGCAGCGAGAAGGGCGCCACGAAGGTCCGCCGCGATCAGGCACTGCTGTTCGTGCCCGACCCGGAGGAGCGGGACGCACTCGCCCAGGACGAGCGGTTCTACGTGCCGGCCTACGTCGGCGCCTACGGCTGGCTGGCCCTGGACCTGACCCCGGACTGCGATTGGGCCGAGGTCGGCGAACTGCTCGATGCGGCGTTCCGGCAGATCGCTCCGCAGCGGGCGATCACCGCACTCGACGCCCGCACCCGGTAG
- the gatA gene encoding Asp-tRNA(Asn)/Glu-tRNA(Gln) amidotransferase subunit GatA — protein MSQPSTRTAGDVTGLTAAELAAKIAAREVSSVEVTQAHLDRISEIDGELGAFLHVGASEALDAARSADEAIAKGDAPSSLTGVPIALKDVFTTLDAPTTCGSKMLENWVAPYDATLTKRLREAGIPILGKTNMDEFAMGSSTENSAYQVTRNPWDTDRIPGGSGGGSAAALASYQAPLAIGTDTGGSIRQPAAVTATVGVKPTYGTVSRYGLVACASSLDQGGPCGRTVLDTAMLHEVIAGHDPRDSTSIDAPVPDVVVAARAGAGGDLTGVRIGVVKQLQGEGYQAGVLESFRQACATLTDLGATIVEVDCPSFSYALGAYYLILPSEVSSNLARFDAMRYGLRVGDDGTHSADEVMAMTRAAGFGPEVKRRIMIGTYALSSGYYDAYYGQAQKVRTLIAQDFSKAYQDVDVLISPTTPSTAFKLGEKVDDPLAMYLFDLCTLPVNLAGTAAMSVPSGTANDGGNDTGLPVGLQIMAPAMADDRLYRVGAAYEAARGPIV, from the coding sequence GTGAGCCAGCCCAGCACCCGCACTGCCGGTGACGTCACCGGTCTGACCGCAGCCGAGCTCGCAGCCAAGATCGCCGCGCGCGAGGTGTCGTCGGTCGAGGTGACGCAGGCCCACCTCGACCGGATCTCCGAGATCGACGGCGAGCTCGGTGCGTTCCTGCACGTCGGCGCGTCCGAAGCGCTCGACGCGGCCCGCTCGGCGGACGAGGCCATCGCCAAGGGCGACGCGCCGTCGTCGCTGACCGGCGTGCCGATCGCACTGAAAGACGTGTTCACCACCCTCGACGCGCCGACCACCTGCGGTTCGAAGATGCTCGAGAACTGGGTCGCGCCCTACGACGCGACGCTCACCAAGCGTCTGCGCGAGGCGGGGATCCCGATCCTCGGCAAGACCAACATGGACGAGTTCGCGATGGGTTCGTCGACGGAGAACTCGGCGTACCAGGTGACCCGCAACCCGTGGGACACCGATCGCATTCCGGGCGGCTCGGGCGGCGGCAGCGCGGCGGCGCTCGCCTCCTACCAGGCGCCCCTCGCGATCGGCACCGACACCGGCGGTTCCATCCGGCAGCCTGCTGCGGTCACCGCAACCGTCGGTGTGAAGCCGACCTACGGCACCGTGTCCCGCTACGGGCTGGTGGCGTGCGCCTCTTCGCTCGATCAGGGTGGCCCGTGCGGCCGGACGGTGCTCGACACCGCGATGCTCCACGAGGTGATCGCCGGGCACGACCCGCGGGACTCGACCTCCATCGACGCACCCGTGCCCGATGTGGTCGTGGCCGCGCGCGCAGGTGCAGGTGGAGATCTGACCGGTGTGCGCATCGGCGTGGTGAAGCAGTTGCAGGGCGAGGGCTATCAAGCCGGTGTGCTGGAGTCCTTCCGTCAGGCGTGCGCCACGCTCACCGACCTCGGCGCGACCATCGTGGAGGTCGACTGCCCGAGCTTCTCGTACGCGCTCGGCGCCTACTACCTGATCCTGCCGTCGGAGGTCTCGAGCAACCTGGCGCGCTTCGACGCGATGCGCTACGGCCTGCGCGTGGGCGACGACGGTACGCACAGTGCCGACGAGGTCATGGCGATGACCCGAGCTGCCGGCTTCGGCCCGGAGGTCAAGCGCCGCATCATGATCGGCACGTACGCATTGAGCTCCGGCTACTACGACGCCTACTACGGTCAGGCGCAGAAGGTCCGCACCCTCATCGCGCAGGACTTCTCGAAGGCCTACCAGGATGTGGACGTGCTGATCTCGCCGACCACGCCGTCGACGGCCTTCAAGCTCGGTGAGAAGGTCGACGATCCGCTCGCGATGTACCTGTTCGACCTGTGCACGCTGCCGGTGAACCTCGCCGGTACCGCCGCCATGTCAGTGCCGTCGGGCACGGCGAACGACGGTGGCAACGACACAGGACTCCCGGTCGGCCTGCAGATCATGGCACCCGCCATGGCCGACGATCGGCTGTACCGCGTGGGAGCAGCCTACGAGGCTGCGCGCGGGCCGATCGTCTGA
- a CDS encoding YbjQ family protein, protein MIIVTTNELPGYRVEHVFGECFGLTVRSRHLGSNIGAGLKSLAGGELRGITTLLHECRQEALSRLAAEAQSRGANAVLAFRFETTEYAGGGGVEVCAYGTAAGVRALDGQAQSQAGAQAQPAPFQQQ, encoded by the coding sequence ATGATCATCGTGACCACGAACGAACTGCCCGGTTACCGCGTGGAGCATGTGTTCGGCGAGTGCTTCGGCCTCACCGTCCGCTCCCGCCATCTCGGGTCGAACATCGGTGCAGGCCTCAAGTCGCTCGCCGGTGGAGAGCTTCGGGGCATCACGACACTCCTTCACGAGTGCAGGCAGGAGGCGCTGAGCCGGCTGGCGGCGGAGGCGCAGAGCCGCGGCGCGAACGCCGTTCTCGCCTTCCGCTTCGAGACCACCGAGTATGCGGGCGGCGGCGGTGTCGAGGTGTGCGCGTACGGCACGGCGGCAGGCGTGCGCGCGCTCGACGGCCAGGCCCAGTCGCAGGCCGGGGCGCAGGCGCAGCCGGCTCCGTTCCAGCAGCAGTAA
- a CDS encoding cysteine desulfurase family protein, with the protein MPASTPVYLDNAASTALIPAAAEAMAVAWSQPGNASSLHGSGRRARRILEESRESIARDLGARPSEVIMTSGGTESDNLAVKGIYAARHREDPRRRKVIISAIEHHAVLDPAQWLADEADAELVVLPVDDRGQVRVDALRDVLEADADTVALISVMWVNNEVGSCQPVTDVAALGAQHGVPVHSDAISAAGHVPVDFAASGLAAMSVAGHKFGGPQGSGALLLRRDVNCVPLLHGGGHERDLRSGTQDVPAAAGMAAALRAAVEHLDEHRSHVTRLRDRLVDVVTAVGGSRVNGALGAGGDAAPGIAHVSFDGCEGDSLLMLLDAKGIECSTGSACTAGVAAASHVLLAMGFDTATARGSLRFSLAPDNDDDDVNAVAEVIGEVVERARAAGVLSGAGARTGGGR; encoded by the coding sequence ATGCCTGCGTCAACTCCCGTGTACCTCGACAACGCCGCCTCGACCGCGCTCATCCCAGCAGCGGCCGAGGCGATGGCCGTCGCCTGGTCACAGCCCGGTAATGCCTCTTCGCTGCACGGCTCCGGCCGGCGCGCGCGCCGCATCCTCGAAGAGTCCCGAGAATCCATCGCACGTGATCTCGGTGCCCGACCGTCGGAGGTCATAATGACCAGCGGGGGCACCGAGTCCGACAACCTCGCGGTGAAGGGGATCTACGCGGCGCGGCACCGCGAGGATCCGCGCAGACGGAAGGTGATCATCTCCGCCATCGAGCACCATGCGGTCCTCGATCCGGCCCAGTGGCTCGCGGACGAGGCGGACGCCGAACTCGTGGTGCTGCCCGTGGACGATCGCGGACAGGTACGCGTCGACGCACTACGGGACGTGCTCGAGGCCGACGCCGACACGGTCGCGCTGATCTCGGTGATGTGGGTCAACAACGAGGTCGGCAGTTGCCAGCCGGTCACCGACGTCGCGGCGCTGGGGGCGCAGCACGGGGTGCCGGTGCATTCGGACGCCATCTCGGCCGCCGGCCACGTGCCGGTCGACTTCGCGGCGAGTGGATTGGCGGCCATGAGCGTTGCCGGCCACAAGTTCGGTGGTCCGCAGGGCTCGGGTGCGCTGCTCCTGCGTCGCGACGTGAACTGCGTTCCCCTGCTGCACGGCGGGGGACACGAGCGCGATCTGCGCTCGGGAACCCAGGATGTGCCGGCGGCAGCCGGAATGGCGGCGGCGCTGCGCGCAGCCGTCGAGCACCTGGACGAGCACCGGTCGCACGTGACTCGCCTGCGTGACCGACTGGTGGACGTGGTGACCGCGGTCGGCGGGAGCCGGGTGAACGGCGCCCTCGGGGCGGGCGGCGACGCAGCCCCGGGAATCGCGCACGTCTCCTTCGACGGCTGCGAAGGCGATTCGCTGCTGATGCTGCTCGACGCCAAGGGCATCGAATGCTCCACCGGGTCGGCGTGCACGGCGGGAGTGGCCGCGGCGAGCCATGTCCTGCTGGCGATGGGTTTCGACACGGCGACGGCGCGGGGATCGCTGAGGTTCTCGCTCGCGCCGGACAACGACGACGACGATGTGAACGCCGTCGCCGAGGTGATCGGCGAAGTGGTGGAGCGCGCGCGTGCCGCGGGAGTCCTCTCCGGTGCGGGCGCCCGGACGGGAGGAGGACGCTGA
- a CDS encoding vitamin-B12 independent methionine synthase, translating into MSGAATSLETGVGTGIGSMPGTDPAEAVRIAVGELALPFLPELPGRGVGADMIGRTGSLLVELPIDMVHRAYRLTDHPNTTTRRTRDWLRWDLDALEAHWERAGLMGTGTVKVQACGPFTVGARVELRGGRKIVTDRGAVRDVAASLTEGLRNHVAEIERRLGARVVVQLDEPDVGRVIDGTVAPLTRLDPIRPIPAPDVAQTLQEIADGVGVPMLLHSCDRPRWDLTEQLTRIALSLDVTRLRPATDYDALGAFLDHGGTLAAGLIPAQEPSTPVHAEDLARSLVEIIDRIGLPRTVLRDNLLVTPTCGLASASAAWSARALALASQVASGLAADPDWS; encoded by the coding sequence GTGAGCGGCGCGGCGACGTCGCTCGAGACCGGTGTCGGTACCGGCATCGGGTCCATGCCGGGTACCGATCCGGCCGAGGCAGTGCGGATCGCGGTCGGGGAGCTCGCCCTCCCGTTCCTGCCGGAGCTGCCCGGACGCGGGGTCGGCGCCGACATGATCGGCAGGACGGGATCGCTGCTGGTCGAACTGCCGATCGACATGGTGCATCGTGCGTACCGCCTGACCGATCACCCGAACACCACCACCCGTCGTACGCGGGACTGGCTGCGATGGGATCTCGACGCACTCGAGGCGCATTGGGAGCGAGCGGGTCTGATGGGTACCGGCACGGTGAAGGTGCAGGCCTGCGGACCGTTCACGGTCGGCGCCCGGGTCGAGCTGCGCGGCGGACGCAAGATCGTGACCGATCGCGGTGCGGTTCGCGACGTCGCCGCGTCGCTGACCGAAGGACTGCGGAACCACGTCGCTGAGATCGAACGCCGACTCGGAGCCCGCGTGGTGGTGCAGTTGGACGAGCCCGACGTCGGCCGGGTCATCGACGGCACCGTCGCGCCGCTCACCCGACTCGATCCGATACGGCCGATTCCGGCGCCCGATGTCGCCCAGACGCTGCAGGAGATCGCGGATGGGGTGGGCGTGCCCATGCTGCTGCACTCCTGCGATCGGCCGCGGTGGGACCTCACCGAGCAGTTGACACGCATCGCGCTGTCGCTGGACGTGACGAGGCTGCGGCCTGCGACCGATTACGACGCCCTCGGCGCGTTCCTCGACCACGGTGGAACGCTCGCAGCCGGCCTGATCCCGGCTCAGGAGCCTTCAACGCCCGTGCACGCCGAGGACCTGGCGCGCTCGCTCGTCGAGATCATCGATCGGATCGGGCTGCCGCGCACGGTACTGCGCGACAATCTGCTCGTGACTCCAACGTGCGGTCTCGCGTCGGCGTCCGCCGCATGGTCGGCGCGTGCGCTGGCTCTTGCGTCGCAGGTCGCGTCCGGACTGGCCGCCGATCCCGACTGGAGCTGA
- a CDS encoding alpha/beta-hydrolase family protein, which produces MTAARAADGIHPAALLGGAAGWALSLAPGQLPRPALLSAAAATVFALLGLGAGALLGRYVLPRSLRHRTAPRQLVIGSLIAAAAILIGALWWQEEVRGTFGLPPAGIGWVAATGLIPLAAATAVSRLPRRALMIGALTIAAIGAPAAGAHAAPDLPDDAHVVYSAVDDPEHPSADRFDARAEDLVRRWRASGGLHRRAVVIAVPTGSGWVDSAAVDGFRRHFGGSVRILALQYSQVPSWQAYLSSPQDAGSSATAVVRALDATLSRISPDERPEVYLFGQSLGAIGADAARSWAAGHDVPVAGTVLAGAPAGTVESLPDCAPRVSLANATDPVTEFSPSLLWHRPVQPGGTRTVGQQPTLHAPWLPGVSFIGTALDLAVSLDGPSGSGHNYGIEQGLAAGSIPGGCQTIGPRAAS; this is translated from the coding sequence ATGACCGCGGCGAGGGCGGCCGACGGGATTCATCCGGCCGCTCTCCTCGGAGGTGCGGCCGGCTGGGCACTGTCACTGGCTCCCGGGCAACTGCCGCGTCCGGCGCTGCTGTCGGCGGCCGCCGCAACCGTGTTCGCGCTCCTCGGGTTGGGTGCCGGGGCCCTGCTCGGCAGGTACGTTCTGCCGCGATCGCTGCGCCACCGGACGGCACCGCGTCAACTGGTGATCGGGTCCCTCATCGCCGCTGCGGCCATCCTCATCGGCGCGCTGTGGTGGCAGGAGGAGGTGCGTGGAACGTTCGGGCTCCCGCCGGCGGGGATCGGGTGGGTCGCCGCTACGGGGCTGATCCCGCTCGCCGCCGCAACCGCCGTCAGCCGACTGCCGCGCCGGGCGCTCATGATCGGGGCGCTGACGATCGCCGCGATCGGAGCTCCGGCGGCCGGTGCGCACGCCGCTCCCGACCTGCCCGACGACGCACACGTGGTGTACTCGGCGGTCGACGATCCGGAGCATCCGTCCGCCGACAGGTTCGACGCACGAGCCGAGGACCTCGTCCGGCGGTGGAGAGCCTCCGGAGGTCTGCACCGCCGCGCCGTGGTGATCGCCGTCCCGACCGGATCCGGCTGGGTGGATTCGGCTGCAGTCGACGGCTTCCGCAGGCACTTCGGCGGATCGGTACGCATCCTGGCGCTGCAGTACTCCCAGGTGCCGTCGTGGCAGGCCTACCTCTCTTCGCCACAGGACGCGGGCAGCAGCGCGACCGCGGTCGTCCGCGCACTGGATGCGACCCTGTCCAGGATCTCCCCGGACGAGCGGCCCGAGGTCTATCTGTTCGGACAGAGCCTTGGCGCGATCGGCGCCGACGCCGCGCGATCCTGGGCCGCCGGGCACGACGTACCGGTCGCCGGAACAGTCCTGGCGGGCGCACCGGCAGGCACGGTGGAGTCGCTCCCCGACTGCGCACCCCGGGTGTCGCTGGCGAACGCGACAGATCCGGTCACGGAGTTCTCTCCGTCGCTGCTGTGGCACCGACCCGTCCAGCCCGGAGGAACCCGGACAGTGGGCCAGCAGCCGACGCTGCATGCCCCGTGGCTGCCCGGAGTCTCGTTCATCGGGACGGCGCTCGATCTGGCGGTCTCACTGGACGGACCATCGGGAAGCGGCCACAACTACGGCATCGAGCAGGGACTGGCCGCCGGATCGATCCCCGGAGGGTGTCAGACGATCGGCCCGCGCGCAGCCTCGTAG
- the ligA gene encoding NAD-dependent DNA ligase LigA, whose amino-acid sequence MTDEQAREADPDQAAREWAELADEVRGHQFRYYVQDAPVISDGEFDTLLRRLQTLEDAHPELAVADSPTKLVGGGFSTEFTSVDHVERMMSLDNVFDSDEMRAWVLRTEGETGTGTEFLCELKIDGVALALVYENGKLIRGVTRGDGRTGEDVTLNARTITDVPHQLDDSVRPAPKLLEVRGEVFFRVEDFQNLNASLVADGKPPFANPRNSAAGSLRQKNPQVTSKRHLRMICHGIGAIDGWRPESLHDAYLALGEWGLPVSTHTRTVTGADDILSTVAHWGENRHSVEHEIDGLVVKVDDVTLQRRLGATSRAPRWAIAYKYPPEEVTTKLLDIMVGVGRTGRVTPWALMEPVTVAGSTVSRATLHNGSEVQRKGVLIGDTITIRKAGDVIPEVLGPVVDLRDGTERAFVMPTHCPECGTALAPAREGDIDIRCPNQRTCSGQLRERLFYLAGRGAFDIEALGYEGAQALLSSGVLSDEGDLFGITADDLLTTGLFTTKSGTLSANGKRFLDNLDKAKQVPLWRVIVALSIRHVGPTPARALAVHFGSLEAIEGATVEQLADVDGLGPTRAASVHDWFAVDWHRDIVAKWRAAGVSMADERDESIDRTLEGKTIVVTGSLVDFTRDGAKEAIIARGGKASGSVSKKTDYVVIGDSPGSKAGKAEQLGVPILEEDAFKTLLATGEA is encoded by the coding sequence GTGACAGACGAACAGGCCCGAGAAGCGGATCCGGATCAGGCTGCACGCGAGTGGGCGGAGCTGGCCGACGAGGTTCGCGGGCACCAGTTCCGCTACTACGTGCAGGATGCGCCGGTCATCAGCGACGGCGAGTTCGACACTCTTCTGCGCCGCTTGCAGACGCTCGAGGACGCGCACCCCGAGCTGGCAGTGGCCGACTCGCCGACCAAGCTGGTGGGCGGCGGGTTCTCCACCGAGTTCACCTCCGTCGATCACGTCGAACGAATGATGTCGCTGGACAACGTCTTCGACTCCGACGAGATGCGCGCGTGGGTGCTCCGCACCGAGGGCGAGACGGGTACGGGCACGGAGTTCCTCTGCGAACTGAAGATCGACGGCGTCGCGCTCGCGCTCGTGTACGAGAACGGCAAACTCATCCGGGGGGTCACTCGCGGCGACGGCCGCACCGGTGAGGACGTCACCCTCAACGCCCGCACGATCACCGATGTGCCGCACCAGCTCGACGACTCGGTCCGGCCGGCACCGAAACTGCTAGAGGTGCGCGGCGAGGTCTTCTTCCGCGTCGAGGACTTCCAGAACCTGAACGCGTCGCTGGTAGCGGACGGCAAGCCGCCGTTCGCGAATCCGCGCAACTCGGCTGCGGGTTCGCTACGGCAGAAGAATCCGCAGGTCACCTCGAAGCGCCATCTGCGGATGATCTGTCACGGCATCGGGGCGATCGACGGGTGGCGGCCGGAGTCACTGCATGACGCGTACCTCGCCCTCGGCGAGTGGGGGCTGCCGGTGTCGACGCATACCCGCACGGTGACCGGTGCCGACGACATCCTGTCGACCGTCGCGCATTGGGGTGAGAACCGGCATTCGGTGGAGCACGAGATCGACGGACTGGTCGTCAAAGTCGACGACGTGACGTTGCAGCGCCGCCTCGGGGCCACGTCGCGGGCCCCGCGATGGGCGATCGCGTACAAGTACCCGCCGGAAGAGGTGACCACCAAGCTGCTCGACATCATGGTGGGTGTGGGGCGCACGGGCCGGGTGACGCCGTGGGCGCTGATGGAACCGGTGACGGTGGCCGGTTCCACCGTGTCGCGCGCGACCCTGCACAACGGATCCGAGGTGCAGCGAAAGGGCGTGTTGATCGGCGACACGATCACCATTCGCAAGGCGGGCGACGTGATCCCCGAGGTGCTCGGACCGGTCGTCGACCTGCGGGACGGCACCGAGCGGGCATTCGTGATGCCGACCCACTGTCCGGAATGCGGCACTGCGCTCGCTCCTGCCCGTGAGGGGGACATCGACATCCGGTGCCCCAACCAGCGGACGTGCTCCGGACAGTTGCGCGAGCGGCTCTTCTACCTGGCGGGCCGTGGCGCATTCGACATCGAGGCGCTCGGCTACGAAGGCGCCCAGGCGCTGCTGTCCAGCGGCGTCCTGTCCGACGAAGGCGACCTGTTCGGGATCACCGCGGACGATCTGCTCACGACCGGACTGTTCACCACCAAGAGCGGCACGTTGTCCGCCAACGGGAAGCGCTTCCTGGACAACCTCGACAAGGCCAAGCAGGTGCCGCTGTGGCGGGTCATCGTGGCGCTGTCGATCCGGCATGTCGGACCGACGCCCGCCCGGGCGCTCGCCGTCCACTTCGGGTCGCTCGAGGCCATCGAGGGCGCGACCGTCGAGCAACTCGCCGACGTCGACGGGCTCGGGCCCACGCGTGCGGCCAGCGTGCACGACTGGTTCGCCGTCGACTGGCATCGCGACATCGTCGCCAAGTGGCGTGCCGCGGGGGTGTCCATGGCCGACGAGCGTGACGAATCGATCGATCGCACGCTGGAGGGGAAGACGATCGTGGTGACGGGGTCACTCGTCGACTTCACTCGCGACGGGGCCAAGGAGGCGATCATCGCCCGGGGCGGCAAGGCGTCCGGATCGGTGTCGAAGAAGACCGACTACGTGGTGATCGGCGACTCACCGGGGAGCAAGGCCGGGAAAGCCGAACAGCTCGGGGTGCCGATCCTCGAAGAGGATGCTTTCAAGACCCTGTTGGCGACCGGTGAGGCCTGA
- the gatC gene encoding Asp-tRNA(Asn)/Glu-tRNA(Gln) amidotransferase subunit GatC: MSPESESAAQSAISRDEVAHLARLSRLALSDAELDQYARQLDSILTHVAQVSEVAADDVPPTAHPADLRNVLRADEVVPGLTAEEALSGAPAVEQERFAVPQILGEEQ, encoded by the coding sequence ATGTCTCCCGAATCCGAGTCCGCAGCCCAGTCGGCGATCAGCCGGGACGAGGTCGCGCACCTGGCGCGGCTGTCGCGTCTCGCGCTGAGCGACGCCGAACTCGACCAGTACGCACGTCAGCTCGATTCGATCCTGACGCATGTCGCGCAGGTGTCGGAGGTGGCAGCCGACGACGTGCCGCCGACCGCGCATCCCGCCGACCTGCGGAATGTGCTGCGTGCCGACGAGGTCGTGCCCGGTCTGACCGCGGAGGAGGCGCTGTCGGGAGCCCCGGCCGTCGAACAGGAACGTTTCGCAGTCCCGCAGATCCTCGGGGAGGAACAGTGA